The sequence below is a genomic window from Hyperolius riggenbachi isolate aHypRig1 chromosome 7, aHypRig1.pri, whole genome shotgun sequence.
ctcttgtcctagaaatggcccagcatgccctggtgcattatctgcttcacaggagcagctctgtcctcccattggaggtccagtacaagcacttgtcctagaaatggcccagcatgcctcgGTACattctctactgcacaggagcagctctgtcctcccattggaggtacagtacaagcacttgtcctagaaatggcccagcatgccctggtgcattatctgcttcacaggagcagctctgtcctcccattggaggtccagtacaagcacttgtcctagaaatggcccagcatgccctagtGCCTTCTCTGctacacaggagcagctctgtcctcccattgcaggtacagtacaagcacttgtcctagaactggcccagcatgccctggtgcattctctgctgcacaggagcagctctgtctgcccattggaggtccagtacaagcacttgtcctagaattggcccagcatgctctggtacattcgctgctgcacaggagcaactctgtcctcccattggaggtacagtacaagcacttgtcctagaaatatcccagcatgccctggtacattctctgctgcacaggagcagctctgtcctcccattggaggtacagtacaagctcttgtcctagaaatggcccagcatgccctggtgcattatctgcttcacaggagcagctctgtcctcccattggaggtccagtacaagcacttgtcctagaaatggcccagcatgcctcgGTACattctctactgcacaggagcagctctgtcctcccattggaggtacagtacaagcacttgtcctagaaatggcccagcatgccctggtgcattatctgcttcacaggagcagctctgtcctcccattggaggtccagtacaagcacttgtcctagaaatggcccagcatgccctagtGCCTTCTCTGctacacaggagcagctctgtcctcccattgcaggtacagtacaagcacttgtcctagaactggcccagcatgccctggtgcattctctgctgcacaggagcagctctgtctgcccattggaggtccagtacaagcacttgtcctagaattggcccagcatgctctggtacattcgctgctgcacaggagcaactctgtcctcccattggaggtacagtacaagcacttgtcctagaaatatcccagcatgccctggtacattctctgctgcacaggagcagctctgtcctcccattggaggtacagtacaagctcttgtcctagaaatggcccagcatgccctggtgcattatctgcttcacaggagcagctctgtcctcccattggaggtccagtacaagcacttgtcctagaaatggcccagcatgcctcgGTACattctctactgcacaggagcagctctgtcctcccattggaggtacagtacaagcacttgtcctagaaatggcccagcatgccctggtgcattatctgcttcacaggagcagctctgtcctcccattggaggtccagtacaagcacttgtcctagaaatagcccagcatgccctggtacattctctgctgcacaggaccagctctgtcctcccattggaggtccaGTACAAGTACTTGCACATTTGATGAACTACAAGGCTatgtataccttagggctgcatagccaggctggacaagtCGCCGGGACAGTATCCAGTATTCCTACAAATTGCAGCCATCACTAAATAGAGGCAGCCGCTTGCTTTCTGTGAGTGGCTCTCATACCCCTGCTTCGTGGGACTTGCAGCACGcatcctgcaaaactttctgctcacacttgagcaaatcatgaagcctctcttcaaaatgcagccaatcaggataagccactcgcatctgtaatgcgagtggctccgatacctcgaCGGGTGGGGCTTAGTACTCTCCTCTCCGCTCAGCattacaagtgaaagtagcctgtactgcgctccacACGCTACCAAGAGGGTCATCGATAACAAGGGAAGAGATTCCCGGGAGTGTGTACAATCCCGTGGGAGGACTGTAATGATACTTTAATTCTTTTATCGGTGATTGCAAAGTGGGAGTGGTAAAGCTGCATCCTCTTTTCTCTAAGTTCACATTACTCCTCATTttcccaggctgcttatttgtacagtactgtgtaTCAGCACTGAGACCATTCTTCTTGTCTtccaaatgttatcaggcatcagctcacctgcaaccagcctgaagagagcagcagctCATAGATTTTACACTGACATGCATACACCACCCACTTTTTAGTATATCCATAATCGGCATCACATAGGGGTTAAAAACATGTTttgctataacagaagttttattatatcagggtTTGCTGTACCAggtgttgctcccatagacttataatagaaattggccgggacctggagaggtagtttactatgccTAAATGTTTACTACATCCGAGTTttttataatgagattatactgtactgtGCCGGAGTAAGTATGTCCTGTGCCAGTGCAGAAGCACAAAGCCGGTTACAAGCTACACTGCTACGTATAAGGACAGGAGCGCGGCCACTAGGACATACTGAACAAACTCTTATTGAATACGGTTAGAGGGTACCTGCACTGGAATGGCTATGCAAAGATTGGCGCTGTAACAGTTAGTGCAATTAAATGGACTGCAAAAAAAGCCATAGGTGCACTAATAGATTGCTGTGCATCCAATTTGTTATCAAATGAGTTACATATGACCTCATTTTAATTGAaataagttgtagaatacattttaagGGTGTCTTTCAGCTTGGACCCATGTCACATAAAAATTAGGTGGGGACAAACTcaatctaaaataaaaaaaaaaataaaaaaagcattaATTTACAAACttgtgatcaaacttgggaaaatgTCAGGAAAATTATGAGTTGAAACTTTACAAACATCCATCCATATTTGAGTAGCCCTGGATGTTATCTTTTCATAATTCTGTTTTCTGATGTCCATAAATTGTTGTTACCttggggactcagctttttaattatgtatgccatgagggtgtattactgtttttgcaaataagggcttgtaattattgatagagtacaatgataaaacaaaaatacacaaaacagaagaaaaatgcaactttatttccaaataaaataatgtcgccatacattgtactagtaacataatttaaatgttgtgataatcAGGGCAAATAACGTGTAGGTTTCATCTACAATAGCATTGTTTAATGGATAGattgtgcattttttccattttccctTGTTTCACGGCATTAACAGCTCCTATTATACTGGAGAAAGATTCTACTTCAGATTACAAGTCTGCTCCTAAATCAACTAATAACGCCAGTCTTCCCCAGTAATCTTCCAGCATATGAACTCTGAGATGATCAGCAAGAAATGAGAGGTTAGGATGAGTCCCCAGCTTGGAGAAAGTCCTAAATGTAGagcaggtgacatctgtattgtAGTTCCAGCACTGTGAGCACTGTTCCAGCACTCATTGCTGCTGCTCTAATAACATGTGCTTCCAGGAGACTTGTGCTTGTTTCCCCGTAGCTTCATAAGCTGTCTGACTGTAACTTTCCTCCACATTCCTGACCCGAATAAGGATGCTCTCCTGTGTGCCTTTTCTGATGTGCAATAAGATTAGATTTCAGActgaaaaatttcccacactcagaacatgaataaggccgctctcctgtgtgacttttcTTATGTGTAATGAAATTTGCTTtttgactgaaacatttcccacattctgtacacgaataaggacgctctcctgtgtgagtccTCTGATGTAAAAGAAGATAACCTTTCTGACTGAAATTTTTCCCACATTCTAgacatgaataaggacgctccCCTGAGTGAATTCTCTGATGTCTACGAAGATCTGATTTCAGACTGAAAGATTTCCCACATTCTggacatgaataaggacgctctcctgtgtgacttttcTGATGTCTAACAAGCACAGATTTCCGACTGAAATATTTCCCACAATCGGAACATGAAAAAGGGTGTTCACCTATGTCACCTTTCTGAAGTGTAAGATTACCTTTCTGCTTGAAACACTTCTCACACTCTGGACGCGAACTAGGATGCTCTCCTATGTGACTACTCTGATGCTTAATAAGATTTAATTTGGAATtggaacatttcccacattccgaACATGCATAAGgctgctctcctgtgtgacttctctggtgtctaagaAGATAAGTTTTCCGacggaaacatttcccacactctggacatgagtAAGCGTGCGTTCCTGTGTGACTTTTCTGGTGTCTAACAAGACAGGTTTTCcaactaaaacatttcccacactctggacaccaGTAAGGACGCTCTTCTGTGTGAGATCTCTGATGTCTATGAAGACCAAATTTACGAGTGAAACgtttcccacattcagaacatgaaaaaggacgctctcctgtgtgacttctctgatgactAAGAAGTTGCactttctgactgaaacatttctcacattctGGACAAGagtaaggacgctctcctgtgtgagttctctgatgtcTGAGAAGATCAGGTTTCtgaatgaaacatttcccacattctggaCATGAGTATGGACGCTTCCCTGTGTGAATTCTGTGATGTCTAAGAAGACTAGATTTAAAACGAAAACATTTTCCACAATCAAAACATAAAAAAGAATGGGTATTTGAGGTAACAGGATGGGTTCTATCAGAAGATTCCTCAGGACTAGACGGATCTCCTGATCTATCGGCACTGTGACACTTTGGATGGGTATTTGAGGTAACAGGATGGGATCTATCAGAAGGTTCCTCAGGATTGGAGAGATCTGGTGATTTGTCCTCATGGTGATGTCTGCTGGGTATATTTTCAGCAATGGAGTTTCCTGCTGGTAAATGTAGTGCAGCACCATTATCTTCTGCACCATAATCTGTTGGAGAAATAATAACAGTCAGAGAACAGTCATTGTCCTGTCAGCAGTCATGTGTGTTGCCGTAACAGTGACAGATAATGACAAGAGAATATACAGGGTGGTGCAGGAAAGACCCCCGTGTTCCTCTTACTCTATCCCCGCTGTGTGGGGTCTCCGGCATTATGAAGCCTGTGTCGCCTCCATTTGCTGCGGTATGAGAGCGTTACCTATACGGGTGCACATGCAGGTGACACAGGCTTCAGGTAAGCCGGAGAGGACACACAGCAGTGATACAATCTATTATGAGTGCAGCAGCcaaactcatctactcctcccaccgatctccacgactcccctatgCAAATCCCTCCACTGACTTCCAACCCACttctctctgacctggtcagcagatgtaCACCTGGCCCCACTTTGCTTCTCCAATGACCTTctcctaaccaccccacacacctcgcactcccatgcgcaactacaggacttcactagaactgccctcatcctgtggaactctctcccactgcccatcagtcttgaaccctccttcaacaccttcaaaaaagcactaaaaaaCCCTCACCTCTTCAAGAAGTCCTAGTACCCCATGCTGCTGATGCCCTAACTTTCTCTGCCCAGATCCTCTCGATGCAGCCCTCCTCCTATagtgtcaccaccccctccctttagattgtaagcctttggcagggccctccctccttgtgtaacctacctgatcatgcaccctgCCCACAGAATATTGTTAACTTAATAACAGGGACTATTACTCCAGTGCATGATGTGGCAATTTGTCTTACTGCTTATTGCCTGCATTGTCTTGTGTCAtccctattatcattgtctgtaaccttatttactgtccagcactgtgtaatatattggcgctatataaatccaataaacaatATTAAACTTGGAGCTGTCCGTAATTAACAAACAGCCATTCAGTAAAATGGACAGGCAATGGAACCAGCCAATATAAGGAGCACCCACCCCTTCCCCTGTCCTGCCACTCCCTCCATTGGTACCGATATACTGATGGGTGGGACATCGGAAAGTAAACAATACACAAGATGCAGTTGCAGGACACATCCGTAAATGTTTACCCTGTAACTCTTCAGACGTGAACAGGGAAAGACTGATACACAGGATATACATGATATACCGAATGTGGCATTTTGCCAACCTATTATTTTTTACCGATCAGGtcatagtgaattgaagccaatgtgaaGGCCGGAGGGATGGTGCACATGGTCTTGTCTGGGGCACCAAATAGGTGGGAAATGGCCCTGGGTGTAAGCACATTGTTATATGTGGCAATGGGCAAGGCTGCTTGTTCACCTGGAAGTGGCATCCCTAAGTCActggtccccatcatgtcactctcctctgcagactgcTGCTCCTCCTTCACATGTGTCTCTTCATCATCTCCATCCTCCAGCTTCACGTCCATCACTCCTTCACCCTAAACATGGAAAATAACAGGAAATAACACTGTTACAATGCAAGCACTGATGCAGTGAGGTCATTCCATATGGAGTCAGTGTTGTGTTTACAGCCTCAGTTCCATCTACCTGATGAGGGTGGGGGATGGTGTGATCTTCCTGtgtacaatcctgggaataaagaggacctgtatatctctctggtgagtttctgttactggatccacctGTAGGGAACACACACAGGGGTGGAAAAGGCAGAAATATAAGATTCCTCTATTACAGCATAAAAGTGATATCTGCCATGTAGTCCCAGTGACTGCTGTACAGAAGCAGCTTTGTGTGTGGCTGGGGGAGCTCTGCAGTGTATTGCAGCTCACAGACAACTAACCCATGCTTTATAATAAGCTCATTAGATCGGGATTAGCAGAGATGTCACAGTCATATCCAGGGAGAGGTATTCATCCTACTCACCCTTGTCAGATATGTGGCGTGGCTGTGCAGCCCTCCGTGTAAAAGCATGGCCACACTGCATGTGTGAgagtacagccacgcctgcacagtccaCGAGAGGCTTTGTACTAGCGTGCAGACGTGGCTGTACTCGCGCATGAGCAGTACAGACGCTCGTACACAGAGGGGAGTGCAGCCACAGAAACACGTGACAAACTCTTGTGGAATATGTTTAGAGGGGCCCTGCGCAGCAATGGTGGGCTTGTGGAGCAATTAGGAACCCTCTGCACtacccagagcattccctctactTGGGTatcacacatgggggggggggggatgggggggggggtgttacaaaATAACAGGGAGGCTGCTAAAGGAAAGTGAGAGGGGATTGATTGGGGGGGGGTTACAAATAAATGAGGGGCTGCCCAAGAGTCATTGTTGTTCACCATGTTTTAACTTTTGTACACTGTTTTCCAGTGAACGATTCTGATGATTGGTCGCT
It includes:
- the LOC137524137 gene encoding zinc finger protein 26-like isoform X1; translation: MEGLPVTAASCHYHHPSHVTISMRMDEDQSHMTERIVMLSLEIICLLTGEVRRILVRLTREEYEVVKKTSGETPGSRHHGPSTISVTPPHSLTPQRNNVKKILEVINKMIELLTGQVPMRCQDVAVYFSMEEWQYLEGHKDLYKDFLMENQPPLTSPGGSSNRNSPERYTGPLYSQDCTQEDHTIPHPHQGEGVMDVKLEDGDDEETHVKEEQQSAEESDMMGTSDLGMPLPDYGAEDNGAALHLPAGNSIAENIPSRHHHEDKSPDLSNPEEPSDRSHPVTSNTHPKCHSADRSGDPSSPEESSDRTHPVTSNTHSFLCFDCGKCFRFKSSLLRHHRIHTGKRPYSCPECGKCFIQKPDLLRHQRTHTGERPYSCPECEKCFSQKVQLLSHQRSHTGERPFSCSECGKRFTRKFGLHRHQRSHTEERPYWCPECGKCFSWKTCLVRHQKSHTGTHAYSCPECGKCFRRKTYLLRHQRSHTGEQPYACSECGKCSNSKLNLIKHQSSHIGEHPSSRPECEKCFKQKGNLTLQKGDIGEHPFSCSDCGKYFSRKSVLVRHQKSHTGERPYSCPECGKSFSLKSDLRRHQRIHSGERPYSCLECGKNFSQKGYLLLHQRTHTGERPYSCTECGKCFSQKANFITHKKSHTGERPYSCSECGKFFSLKSNLIAHQKRHTGEHPYSGQECGGKLQSDSL